DNA from Fusobacterium sp.:
TATGAAAAAGGAACTTTTAAGAATAATAAAAAGTTAGGGGACTGGTTTATATTTTATAAAAATGGAAATATAAAAGAAAAAATTTCATATAAAGAAGATAAAAAAGATGGAGAATATTTCTATTTTTATGAAAATGGTCAGCTAAAATATAGAGTCATATATAAAAATGATAAAGAGGAAGGAAATTATATAATTTTCGATGAAAATTCTAAGCTGCAGGAATTAGGTCATTTTAATGAAGGAAAAAAGACTGGAGTAGGTTTTAAATTTTATGGGAATGGAAGAATAAAAGAAAGAATATTTTATAAAAATGATGGAA
Protein-coding regions in this window:
- a CDS encoding toxin-antitoxin system YwqK family antitoxin, whose protein sequence is MRRIIYIILITATFFMSSIIFGKEAYKISWDKVTGEYFSYYQNGKIYEKGTFKNNKKLGDWFIFYKNGNIKEKISYKEDKKDGEYFYFYENGQLKYRVIYKNDKEEGNYIIFDENSKLQELGHFNEGKKTGVGFKFYGNGRIKERIFYKNDGNIVRFQYENDEETAKDIFPNNNLDRN